The DNA segment CAAGAATATACTGAAAATCTGATCCAGTTTGTGCAGTTGTATCATAAATACTACCCTGAGCCTTTATCGGAAATAGTTAACTTAGCAGAGCATATCGACCTAGATTTTATCCAGGAAGATTTACCAAAAATGCTGAGTTCCATGAAAATAGGAACAGATAGAATTTGTAAACTTGTGCTATCACTGCGGAATTTTTCGCGTCTTGATGAATCAGAATTCAAAGCAGTGGATATTCACGAAGGTATTGATAATACTCTACTAATTTTACAACATCGTCTGAAAGAAAAGCCAGAACATCAGGAAATTAAAGTTGTTAAAAATTATGGTTACTTACCTTTAATAGAATGCTATCCTGGGCAATTAAATCAAGTATTTATGAATATTTTAGTTAATGCTATTGATGCTCTGGAAGAAAAAACAGATACACAAAAAACTAGCCAAATAACTATTACTACTTCAGTTAAAGATTCTCGGTGGTTGCAAATTGCGATCGCTGATAATGGTTCCGGTATCCCCGCAGATATTCAAGCCAAGATTTTCCAGCCGTTCTTTACTACAAAACCATCCGGTAAAGGTACAGGAATGGGAATGTCTATCAGTCAGCAGATTATTATCGAAAGACATAGCGGTAAACTAGAATGCTTCTCAACTATTGGTGAGGGAACAGAGTTTTTGATTCAGATTCCTGTAAGTCAAAACCTCACAGTTTCCCCTGTTAAGTAGCACCAATTCGCTTGTAAATATGATTTAGCGTCGATAACAAGGTAAGTTAGCATCGGTTACAGAATTTTGATTGTCTTGAACAGCTACTTTAGCGGATCTGATACACTAGCTTAAATTTAAAAATATCCAAGCTGGTAGCACTGGGCTGATAACTAATTATGAATAAAGAATTATTTTGTATAGAAAATTTGCGTGTCGCCTATCCGCAGCGTAGCGGGGAAGAACTACAGTGGGCGATTGATGATGTATCTTTTACCTTGCAACCAGGGGAAAGAATGGGGTTAGTAGGTGAATCTGGTTGTGGTAAATCTACCTTGGGAAGGGCGGCGATGCGCTTGTTACCACCTTCTAGTCGAGTGGAAGGACGAGTGATGTTTCAAGGACAGGCGGTATTTGATTTAACACCAAACGAATTGCGGAAATTTCGGGGCGAAGCGGTAGCTTTAATTTTCCAAGACCCGATGACGCGGCTTGACCCGTTGATGACGATTGGTAATCACTGTATTGAAACTCTGCAAGCCCACTCACCGGAATTATCAGCCAAGGAAGCAAAGGAAAAGGCGCTAGCGACTTTGGAGAAAGTGAAGATTCCGGCTAGTCGTTGGGGTCAGTACCCTCATGAGTTTAGCGGAGGAATGCGCCAAAGGGTAGCGATCGCTCTCGCCCTCCTCCTCAACCCCAAGTTAATTGTCGCTGATGAACCCACGACTAGTTTAGATGTCACCGTCTCGGCTCAGATATTACAAGAATTAACCCGTCTGTGCAGTGAGGAAAACATGGCGCTGTTGCTAATTTCTCACGATTTGGCAATGGTAGGGGAATATTGTAGCCGCATCGGTGTGATGTATAACGGCAAAATGGTGGAAATGGGTGCAACTGAATCTGTATTTAAAAACCCCCAACATGAATATACGCGATCGCTCCTCAAAGCAGCTCTGCATATTCAAGCAGTAGATGAAAGCAGTAGCCAAGCCTCCCAGTCCCCAATACCTAGTCCCCAATCGCCAATCCTGCGAATTACAGAACTGAAGCAGTACTACACGATAGAGCCTAACTTTGTAGAACGACTATTTAAGGCGGAGAGTCAGACTATTAAGGCTGTAGATGGGATTAACTTGGAATTATATCCAGGGGAAATTTTGGGGTTAGTGGGTGAATCTGGATGCGGTAAGAGTACGCTTTCACGGACGATATTGCAGTTAATTCGTCCCACATCAGGCAAAGTAGAGTTTTTAGGTCAAGATTTAACTAAATTATCACGCCAAGAAATCCGCGCGGCTCGGCGACAAATTCAAATGGTGTTTCAAGACCCCCATGCTTGTCTGAATCCAGCCATGACGGTGGGAGAAAGTATTGCTGACCCTTTATTAATCCATCACCTAGCTGATGCGGCTAAGGCGAAAGAACAAGTGTTGTGGATGTTGCAAAAAGTCGGCTTAACACCCCCAGAAGTTTATTATCAGCGCTACCCCTCAGACTTATCTGGGGGACAACAGCAACGGGTAGCGATCGCTCGTGCGTTGATTACTCGTCCTAAAATGTTAATCTGCGATGAACCCGTGAGTATGTTAGATGCTAGTGTGCAGTCGCAAGTGCTGGATTTGATGTTACAACTCAAGGCAGAATTTGAGTTAACTTATTTGTTTATCACTCATGACTTGTGGTTAGCGCGGTTCTTGTGCGATCGCATTGCTGTCATGCACGGCGGTAAAATTGTGGAACTTGGGCTAACAAAGCAGATTTTTTCTCATCCCCAACATCCATACACCCAAACTCTTTTAGCGGCTGCACCGCTACTTGCAAGAGCCTAGTAACCAATTCAAAATTCAAAATAGCCTATGGCAAGGCTGCGCCAACAAAATTCAAAATCAGGCGTTGCTGATTGAGGGGATGATTTTTATCGGGCTACGCCCCGCTAACCCTAACACGCATTCGCCGCCAGACGTTCCGCTTGCGGTAGGCGCATACCGCTAATGACTGTTGACAGTTAACAGTCAGCAGTTAACAGTTAACAGTTAACAGCCCTTATTAGTGGTTATGGAATTTGGACGTACATTAGCTTAGTCTGGCAGCAATTTTGGGTTGATGGAATACTAGTTCCGAGCATCTCTGCACAGGTTTTAGGGGTGCTGGGGGTATTATCAGGATGGCAGCATGAGTTCTTTCGCTGAATTTGCAGAGTTATCCCAAAAACCTGTTACATTATCGCTTAAATCACCAAATCTAATTCCGAAACTGGGTAAAACTGAAGGGTGAGGAATTAGCTCGAAGTCAGAATGGGTTGCAAAATTGCCTGGGAAAGCAGTTCGCCTTAGATAATCACGGCTATTGTTGATTCACGGTTTTTGGTTCTACAAAAGCTTCTCGACCTGTAATCAATCTAGAGCGACGATTACGAGTGATATAGTTCCATGCCCACTGAAATACTACTAGTAATTTAGTGTCAAACTCGATTAAGAAGTAGATATGAATTAATAGCCAGAATACCCAAGCAATGAAACCTTGGAGCTTGATTAATCCTAAATCTACAACAGCTAGGTTCTGCCCAATCATCGCCAAACTGCCTACGTCATTGTAACGAAATTGTGGCAAAGTTTGACCTTTCAGCCGTTTTTTAATGAGTTTGGCTACATATTCTCCTTGTTGTGTGGCTACGGGTGCAACACCAGGTAAGGGTTTACCATTTTGATGGGAGAAGTTGCCTAAATCTCCCACGACAAAAATGTTTTTATAATCCCTGATAGTCAAGTCTGGTTCTACAATCACACGTCCGGCGTGGTCACACTCTACACCTGTGCGTTCTGCTAGGACTTGTCCCATTGGGGAAGCTTTGACACCTGCTGCCCATAATATAGTTTTTGAGGGAATTTCTTTGACTTCATCACCTTTCTTGAAAGTAACGATGTCATTTTCAATATTGGTCACCCGCGTTTTAGTTTGGATAATCGCACCCAACTTTTGCAAAGATTCTGCTGCTACTTGCGATAACTCTGGCGCAATGTGGGGAAGGATGCGATCGCCCCCTTGCAATAGTAAAATTTTTGTTTCTGAGGTGTCGATGCTGCGAAAATCTTCTTTGAGGGTTTTGTATGCTAATTCGGCGATCGCTCCTGCTAATTCTACACCAGTCGGGCCACCCCCTACAATCACAAAAGTCAGCCAAGCACGGCGTTTTTCGGGGTCAGTTTCGCTTTCTGCTGCTTCAAATGCGCCAAATATCCGGCGACGCATTTCTATCGCATCTTCCACGGTTTTCAAACCAGGCGCAACGTCTTTCCAGTGGTCTTTACCAAAATAAGAATGGTTAGCACCTGTGGCGACAATCAATGTATCGTAAGGTACTACTTTATCATCCAAAATAACTTGTTGCGCTTTGGGATTAATATCCTTTACTTCTCCTAGCAACACTTGTGTATTCTTACTTTTACTGAATACAGCTCGTAATGGTGAGGAAATGTCACCAGGTGATAGGGTTCCTGTAGCAACTTGATATAAAAGCGGCTGAAATAAGTGAAAGTTACGTTTATCGATAAGAGTAACACTTACATTTGCTGTCGCAAGAGTCTTTGCTGTATAAAGTCCACCAAAGCCACCACCAATAATTACAACCTGATGTGGTGCCTTCTTTTCATGTGCATCTACCATAAAACATAATTCCTGTGCTAAGAGCGTTGTAACTTTTCTTAACAAAGATGTAGCAGAATTATGCTTAAGGTTGCCGCTTATTTAGAACAATTGAAAAAATAATGAAAGTAGTCAAAGTTATCTTGTCTTTCTCACCCAAATGGGTGATTTAATTTTCCAACCATTGACTACAACTGTAACACTAATGTAGCATGATAGCTCCAAGCTAACGCTCGCGCTCTTGGACAGTGTGCATCATGGCTAAATTTAAAGATATTGTCAATTACTTTCGTGACGACTGGAAGCTGAGTGCCTTCACTATTGCAGCGTCTAGCGTGTACGAAGTTGTGGATTTACTTGTTCCTTATGCAATTGGGCAAATTTTGAATGTTTTGTCCAATCAACCTTTAGATAAACCCTTAGAAGGTGCGATCGCCACTCTATCACAATTAACGAATTACCCAGTTAGCAAACTTCTATCTTTAGGTGTATTACTGGGTTTAATTTTTCTGGTTACCGTAGTGAGAGCGCCAACACAACCTTGGTTAACCAGTTGGTTTCACTGGGATATAGCTTTAAGATCACGTCGAGATAAAACCCAATCAGCGATTGAGAAAATTCTCACACTCCCCTTAGAATTTTATGATGTCAATAACCCCGGACGCATTGCCGGAAGGCTAGGTAGAGGCCTTTCTAATCACACTTGGACATATCCAGAAATCGCCGGACAGTTAATTCCCAAACTATTTCGTGTACTAGGAATTTTTGGATTTATTGTCTTGATTGAATGGCGGATTGCGATTTTCTATCTAATTTCTTTCGTCCTTATTCTCGGCTTTAGCTTGAGACAGTTAAAGAGAATAATTTGGCACGAAAGTCTTCTAGATAAATACATGGAAAACACAGAAAGCCGCACATCTGAACTAATCACCAATATCAAAACGGTGAAAGCTTTTGCTACAGAATCGAAAGAACTAAAGCGCCAAAAGCAACGTTTAGATCGTGAGCTAAAGGTGGTAGATTATCGCATCCACAGAGGCTATGTTAACCTGCTGACTTGGCAAAAAACTGTGATTCAGTTTTGTGTATTCACCATCTTGGGTTTAACATTAGCCGCAACAGTAAGCGGTAAGGTTTCCCTTGGTCATTTCGTCATGACTTTAACCTTGTCCAGCATGGCGTATTCTGAGTTAGAACCGATTAGCACATTAGCAGAAGTGTTTGCTCGTCGCTATTCCTCAATGCTGCGGTTTCACGAGTTTCTACAAGAGCCGACTGGATACGATGCAGCTAGTCTTTTGGAAGAAGACAACACATCCTCACCATACAAATTTACTGGCAAAGTTGAATTTTCTGGTGTCAGTTTTGGCTATGATGCTAGCCGGAAAGTGTTGCAAGATATCAACTTATTCATTGAACCATACCAAACCGTGGCATTAGTGGGGCGCTCTGGTTCTGGTAAATCTACCTTGGTGAAACTACTTTTACGCTATTTTGAACCCCAGGATGGGCAAATTTTGATTGATGGTCAAGATATTCGCACCTTGAATGTAGGTAAGTATAGACGCAGACTGGCGATCGTTCACCAAGAAGTAGACGTTTTCAACGGGACTGTTTTGGATAACCTCACCTACGGTAGACCTGAGGCTACTTTTGAGGAGGTGAAAGAAGCCTGTAGAATAGCCAGAGTTGACGAAGTTATGCAGCACTTACCCCAAGGTTATTACACCGTTGTCGGGGAACGTGGGGTGAGGTTGTCTGGTGGACAAAGACAACGTTTGGGGATTGCTAGAGCCTTGCTAGTAGAACCCGATGTGCTGATTTTTGACGAAGCCACCTCTAGCCTAGATTATGAGTCTGAACGTGCAATTCAATTGGCGATGCGATCGATTCAGGGTACTTGCACCACAATCGTCATTGCTCACCGTCTCAGTACAGTCCGGGAAGCAGACAAGATAGTAGTCCTAGACCAAGGAAAGATTGTCGAAGTCGGTAACCACGATGAACTTTTGCGTCAAGAAGGTATTTACCGCCGTTTGCACTCCCTCCAAGAAACTGGGGAACTCCTAGATTAGAAAGGTTTGTAGTAAGTCTTCTTGCACTTACTACAAACTCTTTTTGGTGTTCTCCAAAAATTTTTTATTACCCACTTGCCATTTCTAAAATACGCTGCTATTATTGTAAATCGTGGGACATACGGGTCGGTGTCCGAGTGGTTAATGGAGACGGACTGTAAATCCGTTGGTTTACACCTACGCTGGTTCAAATCCAGCCCGGCCCACCTTCAATTTTAGATTTTGAATTATAACCTAGTTCAAAATCTAAGATTTAAATAAATTTCGCCCGTGTGGCTCAGTGGTAGAGCACACCCTTGGTAAGGGTGAGGTCACGAGTTCAATCCTCGTCACGGGCTTCTCAATTTATACTCTTTCTGTAAATTAATGTAGAGCGACAGACAAATTGTCAACGTTGGCATAATTATTTGTCGCTCTACAACAAAATAAAAGCGGGCGATGGGACTCGAACCCACGACGTTCACCTTGGGAAGGTGACATTCTACCACTGAATTACGCCCGCATTAACAGCACAGGTAGAATTATAACACTATTTTTGCAGTGTAGATAATATCTGCATTTCCATTATGTGTTGGCACAATCTCTTATACAAAACGTGCAGCGTTTTCCAGGGAAGGGAGAGGTGACATTTTTTCTACCGCAGGCATCGTGCATACTTGCGTCACAATGTTACTGTATCCAGATCACCGTCATACAGTGAAAAAATGCGGAACATAGATAGTGATAAGCTATTCTGCTTTTAAGTTGCACAATCCATCGTGAGGGCTGTTTACTATCAACGGTCAACGGTCAACGGTTAACAGCCCTTATTAGTAGTTCTAAAATTTAGACGCGCATTAGCTTAACTGCTCAATGTATTTTCTAGCGGAAACATAAATTTAGCTAGCACACACACTAATACGTGAGTTAAAAAGGATGAATCTGAATTATCTTCAGTTCTAGTCGGGTGTTTCCTGATTATGTATTTTTGTCAACAACAAAGCGAGAATTGCTATCCAACTTGAGTAACTAATATGTTCAACGCTACGGAAATTTTAATTGATGCTTTTGTGAACCAAATTCGAGAAGGTTACACTCGAACTTATGGTTGTTTAAAGAATGATTACCAAGACATCATTGCTTGGGCTGGTAGCATGGCTTTGGAAAACATTGCCAATAGTGACGCGCTTTATCACAATGTCGAACATTCAGTATTAGTTACTCTTGTAGGACAAGAAATTTTGCGTGGTAAACACATCCGCGAAGGTGGCGTTTCTAGCGAAGACTGGTTACACTTCATCATTTCTTTGGTGTGTCATGATATCGGCTATGTTAAAGGAGTCTGCCGACAAGACCAAGAACACGCAGGATTATATGCGACTGGTGATAATGGCAGAATGATTTCTCTGTTGCCTGGAGCTTCTGATGCTAGTCTGACACCTTATCATGTCGATAGAGCTAAACTATTTATTGATGAGCGTTTTGGCGGTCATAAACTGATAGATGCTGAGGTAATTAAAAGCAATATTGAATGGACTCGTTTTCCTGTACCGACAGCAGAAGACCATCAAGAAACAACTAATTTTGCTGGATTAGTGCGTGCTGCTGATTTAATTGGGCAATTAAGCGACCCCCGTTATTTGAAAAAAATTACATCTTTATTCTATGAATTTGAAGAAACTGGCATCAATAAAGTTTTAGGCTATGAAACGCCAGCCGATTTACGCAAAAACTATGCCAAGTTTTACTGGAATGGTGTTCATCCTTATATTAAAGATGGTTTACGCTATCTATCTCTGACACAGCAAGGTAAACAAATTATGGCTAATCTTTACTCGAATGTGTTTGTGGTAGAACATGAAAGAACTCAAGAGGAACATCTCTACCTAGTTGAACAACTCCATGCTTAGATGATAGTCATTGGTCATTGGTCATTGATAACAGACCACTGACCACTGACACCAGACAAAAGGCAAACAAATTATGAATTGGTGGCAAAGACTCCAGAAAAATCCCTTAGCACAATTTGGGGCTATTTTACTTTTAATATTTTATTTGGCGGTGATTGCGGCTGATTTTATCGCTCCATACGACCCTTACACTTCTCAACCGAATGGTTCACTATTACCGCCAACTAAGATTTATTGGGTTTCAAAAACATCAGGTAAGTTTATCGGCCCCCACGTTTATCCCACAATACAAGGCAATACAGACTTAGAAACAGGCGATCGCCAACTCATTGTAGACGATAAAAAGCCCTCACCTGTGCGTTTATTTGTCTCTGGGCCAGAATACCGACTCTTACAGCTAAGTTTACCCCTACCGCCCAAGTGGGAAGAAACCACAATTATCCCCGGTATCCCCTTAAATTGGCATTTATTCGGCGCAGATAATGGGGCAAAACTCAACATCTTAGGTACGGACGAACAAGGCCGCGACCAATTCAGCCGTCTCCTACATGGTGGGCGCATTAGTATGTTTATCGGCATTATTGGGGTGGTAATTACTTTTCCCCTCGGTTTGCTGATAGGGGGTATTTCCGGCTATTTCGGCGGTTGGACGGACAGCATTATTATGCGGATTGCAGAAGTGCTGATGACTTTCCCCAGTATTTATCTGTTGGTTACCTTGGGGGCAGTTTTACCGGCTGGTTTAACTAGCAGTCAGCGATTTTTACTCATAGTTTTGATCACTTCTGTAATTAGCTGGGCTGGGTTAGCCAGGGTAATTCGTGGACAAGTGCTATCAATCAAAGAACGAGAATTTGTCCAAGCCGCCAGGGCTATGGGTGGTAAGCCAATATATATTATTCTGCGTCATGTTCTGCCGCAAACTGCTACTTATGTAATTATCTCTGCTACCTTGGCGGTTCCTAGCTTTATCGGTTCAGAAGCAATACTCAGTCTCATCGGTTTAGGCATTCAACAACCAGACCCATCTTGGGGTAATATGCTATCTCTAGCCAGCAATGCTTCTATATTAGTGCTGCAACCTTGGTTAATTTGGCCGCCGGCTGTGTTAATTATTTTGACAGTTTTAGCTTTTAATTTACTAGGTGATGGGTTAAGAGATGCCCTTGATCCTCGGAGTTTACGCCGCTAGAACCCCAAGGCTTTACCCAGGTTATTGTCCTGGGTAAAAGGCGATCGCAGATTTATTTGATAACAATCTAGCTTTTTTAACTCCTGGTTTCGATGTCATACAACTGGCAGAGGGTGAGGAGTTTTTGTTTGAGGCGATCGCGCACATTTTCAGGCGCTATAATCACACAATCTTCCCCATAGCGCAGCACTTCCCGAATTAACCAGAAGGGATTTGATACTCGCCTAACGACTTGGCGCACCTCTCCAATCACTTCGTTACTCATGTCGTTGGGTTTTGCTTCATAAGCTTTAATCAGACCTTTGTAAAAGTGCAAGTACACTTTGAGGTAATCTAGCCCTTCATGTCGCCAGTGTCCGTTGACTGGCACAACACCCTTGATTCTATCAAGACGTAGACAGCGATTGTGTATGAGTTCTGGAAAGTCGTTATTTGGGATATCTTCAGTTTCATCACACCAAATATTTAAGTAAAAACGTTTCTCTTCAAAAGCTATTTCGGCGTAACGCACTGTAAAAGACAGGTCTCCAAGTTGAGGATTGGCATAGAGTAAGTGAAAAGGTTGTTGATTTTGGCGGAATTGTTCTGCAAGAATGCGCCACGCTTCAGCAGGTTGGCTGACTTGCTGGAGTAGCAATTGGCGCATGGGCGGTTCAAGTTGACCTCGTTCCAATAACAGACTAGAGATAGTTTGCGCTTGTTCAATAAAACCGGAGTCCTTCAATAATCCTATGGCTTGCTGGAGCGCAGCTACTTGTGTTGAGCTTAAAGTGAAGGGTTTACCAACTTCAAACTCTTGTTGAGCGATCGCTACAAGTAATCCAGACACACTGGGAGACTTACCCCAGAAAATCCCAAGTTTTCGGGCTATTTCTTCTAGCTGTTCTTTTGTCCCAGAGGGAATTGAAAGTGTAATTGTCTCTTTTTTCCTAGACATCCAATAAAATGTAATTACAATATTGATATAACTCTTATTTACAGTTATTGTATCTGTATACCAGGTGAATCGGGAACTGAAATTGCAAAAAACAATGTTACTCGCTATGCAGATATTAAAAAAGCCAGAGTATAGCTCTGGCTGGCAAGCCCTGATAGGGATTAAGGAGTTGTATAAATGCCTTGATCACATCTTTTCTACAATTTCAATCCCTGATAGGGATTCGAGTTTAATTTCAAGGCTTCTCCAGTATACATCTTAAAAAAAACCTATTCAAAACTTTTTTGAATGGAAAACACTTTTTTACTACAGACAAAATTCTAATGCTATATTAAGGAGAACCAAAACAAAGCTGTTTTAGTTCACCTATGTTGAGTGGTATCTCATAGGCTAGCACTAATATGGCTTTTTTGGCGCAAACCTATTGAGGTAATTTCTGATGAAAGACAATCTTCAAGATCGGATGCTTCAAGTGATGTCAGACACTTGCTGGCATTCTACAGAAGAGTTAGTAGAGAAAGTTAGCCACCGATTTTCTGCAACTATGCACACTCTCAAGAAGCGTGGTTATCAGTTTGATAAACGACGTATTCAAGGTCAGCAGTATGAGTATCGACTGGTAATCAAATCAAAAGCGATCGCATAAACAGTATTTATCATCACCTATCGGGGGTAGTTGCAGCTACTCCCATTTCCTGAAAAAGCAGCTAGTGAGGTCAACGACCATAACAGATGATCATTTGCTGTCCAAAATTTCCCTTGACTCCAATATTTGTTTCGGTAAACCTTGTATTAGAGGTCATTACATAAACTATGAACGAACAAACATTACTAGAAAGAATCACATTTAACCCCCAAATCTTTGGCGGTAAACCAATTATTCGAGGTCGTCGCCTAGCTGTTGAACATATTTTAGGGATGTTAGCAGTAGGAGATACGATTGAAACCTTGCTAGAAGCTTATCCCTGGTTAGAACGGGAAGATATACAAGCCTGTTTAATCTATGCACGAAGGTTAGTTGGTCATGAACGAGTTGAACCTTTATTGATAGAGTCTCCACGGTGAAAATACTACTAGATACTTGCATTAATGCTAGGGTGCGTACCGATTTACAAATGATTGGGTATGATGTAGTTTGGTCTGGAGATTGGCCAAAAGATCCAGGTGATGAAGAAATTTTAGCAACCGCCTATCGTGAAGGTAGGATTTTAGTCACCCTTGATAAAGATTTTGGAGAGTTAGCAATTTTGCGGGGAAATCCTCACTGTGGTATCTTGCGTTTAGTTAATCTCTCAACCAAAGAACAATCAATAGTTTGTTTGCAGGTGCTTCAGCTTTACGGAGACGAATTATTCTCTGGTGCAATTGTAACTGCTGAATTAGATAGAGTCAGAATTCGCCCACCTGAAAATAGGACTTGAAAATTCATTCCGTAAAAATTATTACTAGTGGCGCAATTAATTAGGACGGACTATGGTGTTTGTTGACCACTTAATGAGACTGAGTTTGGTATTAAATCTATATCTTTCAATATGATTAAGCGCAGTCGGCTTTTAAATGGCCTTCCAAAGTCTTTGGAGGAGCGTTATTTCACCGAAATTCGCCCCCAGCTTTACGAAAATCATGCACATCGTCATCAGTACGGAGTAAGAACAGGTACAACCCTTGCAGAACACCTCGATTCTGCGTGTCAGTTCATTTTGACAGTCAGCCGAATCGCAGAAGTCCCAGAAGATAAAAG comes from the Nostoc sp. PCC 7120 = FACHB-418 genome and includes:
- a CDS encoding ABC transporter permease — translated: MNWWQRLQKNPLAQFGAILLLIFYLAVIAADFIAPYDPYTSQPNGSLLPPTKIYWVSKTSGKFIGPHVYPTIQGNTDLETGDRQLIVDDKKPSPVRLFVSGPEYRLLQLSLPLPPKWEETTIIPGIPLNWHLFGADNGAKLNILGTDEQGRDQFSRLLHGGRISMFIGIIGVVITFPLGLLIGGISGYFGGWTDSIIMRIAEVLMTFPSIYLLVTLGAVLPAGLTSSQRFLLIVLITSVISWAGLARVIRGQVLSIKEREFVQAARAMGGKPIYIILRHVLPQTATYVIISATLAVPSFIGSEAILSLIGLGIQQPDPSWGNMLSLASNASILVLQPWLIWPPAVLIILTVLAFNLLGDGLRDALDPRSLRR
- a CDS encoding NAD(P)/FAD-dependent oxidoreductase, which gives rise to MVDAHEKKAPHQVVIIGGGFGGLYTAKTLATANVSVTLIDKRNFHLFQPLLYQVATGTLSPGDISSPLRAVFSKSKNTQVLLGEVKDINPKAQQVILDDKVVPYDTLIVATGANHSYFGKDHWKDVAPGLKTVEDAIEMRRRIFGAFEAAESETDPEKRRAWLTFVIVGGGPTGVELAGAIAELAYKTLKEDFRSIDTSETKILLLQGGDRILPHIAPELSQVAAESLQKLGAIIQTKTRVTNIENDIVTFKKGDEVKEIPSKTILWAAGVKASPMGQVLAERTGVECDHAGRVIVEPDLTIRDYKNIFVVGDLGNFSHQNGKPLPGVAPVATQQGEYVAKLIKKRLKGQTLPQFRYNDVGSLAMIGQNLAVVDLGLIKLQGFIAWVFWLLIHIYFLIEFDTKLLVVFQWAWNYITRNRRSRLITGREAFVEPKTVNQQ
- a CDS encoding DUF433 domain-containing protein, whose amino-acid sequence is MNEQTLLERITFNPQIFGGKPIIRGRRLAVEHILGMLAVGDTIETLLEAYPWLEREDIQACLIYARRLVGHERVEPLLIESPR
- a CDS encoding DUF5615 family PIN-like protein; this encodes MKILLDTCINARVRTDLQMIGYDVVWSGDWPKDPGDEEILATAYREGRILVTLDKDFGELAILRGNPHCGILRLVNLSTKEQSIVCLQVLQLYGDELFSGAIVTAELDRVRIRPPENRT
- a CDS encoding dipeptide ABC transporter ATP-binding protein, translated to MNKELFCIENLRVAYPQRSGEELQWAIDDVSFTLQPGERMGLVGESGCGKSTLGRAAMRLLPPSSRVEGRVMFQGQAVFDLTPNELRKFRGEAVALIFQDPMTRLDPLMTIGNHCIETLQAHSPELSAKEAKEKALATLEKVKIPASRWGQYPHEFSGGMRQRVAIALALLLNPKLIVADEPTTSLDVTVSAQILQELTRLCSEENMALLLISHDLAMVGEYCSRIGVMYNGKMVEMGATESVFKNPQHEYTRSLLKAALHIQAVDESSSQASQSPIPSPQSPILRITELKQYYTIEPNFVERLFKAESQTIKAVDGINLELYPGEILGLVGESGCGKSTLSRTILQLIRPTSGKVEFLGQDLTKLSRQEIRAARRQIQMVFQDPHACLNPAMTVGESIADPLLIHHLADAAKAKEQVLWMLQKVGLTPPEVYYQRYPSDLSGGQQQRVAIARALITRPKMLICDEPVSMLDASVQSQVLDLMLQLKAEFELTYLFITHDLWLARFLCDRIAVMHGGKIVELGLTKQIFSHPQHPYTQTLLAAAPLLARA
- a CDS encoding Npun_R2479 family HD domain-containing metalloprotein, which gives rise to MFNATEILIDAFVNQIREGYTRTYGCLKNDYQDIIAWAGSMALENIANSDALYHNVEHSVLVTLVGQEILRGKHIREGGVSSEDWLHFIISLVCHDIGYVKGVCRQDQEHAGLYATGDNGRMISLLPGASDASLTPYHVDRAKLFIDERFGGHKLIDAEVIKSNIEWTRFPVPTAEDHQETTNFAGLVRAADLIGQLSDPRYLKKITSLFYEFEETGINKVLGYETPADLRKNYAKFYWNGVHPYIKDGLRYLSLTQQGKQIMANLYSNVFVVEHERTQEEHLYLVEQLHA
- a CDS encoding helix-turn-helix transcriptional regulator gives rise to the protein MSRKKETITLSIPSGTKEQLEEIARKLGIFWGKSPSVSGLLVAIAQQEFEVGKPFTLSSTQVAALQQAIGLLKDSGFIEQAQTISSLLLERGQLEPPMRQLLLQQVSQPAEAWRILAEQFRQNQQPFHLLYANPQLGDLSFTVRYAEIAFEEKRFYLNIWCDETEDIPNNDFPELIHNRCLRLDRIKGVVPVNGHWRHEGLDYLKVYLHFYKGLIKAYEAKPNDMSNEVIGEVRQVVRRVSNPFWLIREVLRYGEDCVIIAPENVRDRLKQKLLTLCQLYDIETRS
- a CDS encoding ABC transporter ATP-binding protein, which encodes MAKFKDIVNYFRDDWKLSAFTIAASSVYEVVDLLVPYAIGQILNVLSNQPLDKPLEGAIATLSQLTNYPVSKLLSLGVLLGLIFLVTVVRAPTQPWLTSWFHWDIALRSRRDKTQSAIEKILTLPLEFYDVNNPGRIAGRLGRGLSNHTWTYPEIAGQLIPKLFRVLGIFGFIVLIEWRIAIFYLISFVLILGFSLRQLKRIIWHESLLDKYMENTESRTSELITNIKTVKAFATESKELKRQKQRLDRELKVVDYRIHRGYVNLLTWQKTVIQFCVFTILGLTLAATVSGKVSLGHFVMTLTLSSMAYSELEPISTLAEVFARRYSSMLRFHEFLQEPTGYDAASLLEEDNTSSPYKFTGKVEFSGVSFGYDASRKVLQDINLFIEPYQTVALVGRSGSGKSTLVKLLLRYFEPQDGQILIDGQDIRTLNVGKYRRRLAIVHQEVDVFNGTVLDNLTYGRPEATFEEVKEACRIARVDEVMQHLPQGYYTVVGERGVRLSGGQRQRLGIARALLVEPDVLIFDEATSSLDYESERAIQLAMRSIQGTCTTIVIAHRLSTVREADKIVVLDQGKIVEVGNHDELLRQEGIYRRLHSLQETGELLD